The Cellulomonas shaoxiangyii sequence CAGGCACGAGCCGCAGCTGGTGCCGGCGCGCGTGCAGGCCTTGACGGCGCCGAGGTCGTGACAGCCCTGCTCGGTGACGGCGTGGCGGACCTGCCCGGCGGAGACGTTGTTGCACGAGCACACGCCGGCGTCGTCGGGCAGCTCGAGGTCGGGGGCGCCCCCCGTCCCCTCCGGGAGGAGGAACGCCGACGGGTCGCCGGGCAGCTCGCGGCCGAGCATGGGCCGCAGGCTCGCGTACGCGCCGGCGTCACCGACGAGGACGCCACCGAGCAGGGTGCGGGCGTCGTCGGACAGGACGAGCTTCTTGTAGACGCCGGCCACGGGGTCGGCCCAGACGATCTCGAGGGCACCGGGCGTGCGCCCGAACGCGTCGCCGAAGCTGGCCACGTCGACGCCCGCGAGCTTGAGCTTGGTGGCGGTGTCGGCACCGGGGAAGGTCGCGCCGGCGCCGCCGAGCAGCCGGTCGGCGGTGATCTCGGCCATCGCGTACCCGGGGGCGACGAGCCCGATGCAGGCGCCCTGGATGCAGGCGACCTCGCCGACGGCCGACACGTGCGGGTCCTGCGACAGGCACGTGTCGTCCACGACGACGCCGCCGCGGGGTCCGATCGGAAGGCCGGCGTCGCGCGCGAGCTCGTCGCGCGGCCGGACGCCCGCGGCGACGACCACGACGTCGGCGTCGAGGCGCGTGCCGTCGGCGAGCTCGACGCGTCCGACGCCGCCGCGGCGGTGCTCGTGCACGCGGGTCGTCGTCGCCTGCGTGCGCACCCCGATGCCGATGCGGTTGATGAGCCGGCGCAGCGCCTCCCCGCCGCCGAGGTCGACCTGGGCCGACATCAGGTGCGTGGCGACCTGCAGCACCGTGGTGCGCGCGCCGAGCGCGTCGAGCGCACCGGCGGCCTCGAGCCCGAGCAGCCCGCCGCCGAGGACCACGCCGCGCACGGGGTGGGTGCGGCCCTCCTGCAGGCCCTGGACGTACCCGCGCAGCGCGGCGACGTCGTCCAGCGTGCGGTAGACGAACACGCCGGGCAGGTCGGCGCCCTCCATCGGGGGCACCCACGCGTACGAGCCCGTGGCGAGGACGAGGTGGTCGTACGCGTACGTCCGGCCCGAGGCGGCGGTGACGGTGCGGGCCTCGCGGTCGACGGCCGTCACGGCGTCGCCGCGCACCAGCGTGACGAGCGGGTCGTCCCACAGCGCGGGGTCGCCGAGGGCGAGGTCCTCCGGGTTGCGGCCCGCGAAGAAGCTCGTGAGCGCGACCCGGTCGTAGGGGCGGCGGGGCTCCTCCGCGAGGACCGTGACGCGCCAGGCGCCGGCGGCGTCGCGGTCGCGCAGGGCCTCGACGAGACGCTGGGCGACCATGCCGCCGCCGACGACGACGAGGTGGCGGGGTGCGTCCATGGGGAGCCTCCGTGGCTGGGGGACGGGTGCGGCCCCCGGGCGGCGGGGCGCGCGTCGGGGCGTGCCCCGACGCTACGAACTGCGTGTTTCGGGCGGTGGCACGCCCGCGTTTCCCGGGCGGAACCTTTCGCGCACAGCGCCGCGCACGGTCGTGTGAGGTGGCGGCGACGGGCGGGGCGGCGGCGCCGGGACCGCCGTCGGGCGGGGACGTACCGTGGGCGGATGGGACCCGAGGACGACGAGCCCTCCCCGCCCGGGGACGCGCGTGAGGGTGCGGCGCCGGCCGCGCCGGCCGCGTCCGGCACGCGGTGGGACGAGCCCTCCGCGACCCTGGCCGCGGCCGCGTCCGGGGTCGCCGCGGGAGCCGTGACGGTCGGCGTCGGCGCGGTCGCGGCCGCGGTGACCGGGGCCTCGTCGGACCCGCTCGTCGCGGTGGGCGCGGCGTTCGTCGACCTCACCCCGCCGTGGCTCAAGGACTGGGCGGTGGCCGCGTTCGGCACGGCCGACAAGGCCGTCCTGGCGGTCGGGCAGGCGGTGGTGCTCGCGCTGCTCGCCGGGCTCGCGGGGGCGCTCGCGCGGCGCCGGTGGTCCTGGGGTGCCGTGCTCGTCGTCGCGCTCGGGGGCCTCGCGGGGGTCGCCGCCATGACGCGCCCCGACGCGGGCCTGCTGGCGCCGCTGCCGAGCGTGCTGGGCGCCCTCGCGGGCCTGCTCGCGCTCCGCGCCCTGCTGGGCCGGGTGCCTCCGCCGCCGTCCGCGTCGGCACCCGCGCCGCCGGCTGCCGACGTCCCGGCCGTGCCGCGCCCCGCCGCCCGACCCGGTGCCTCGCGCCGCGGCTTCCTGCTCGCGGCGTCGCTGGCGACGGCGCTCGGCGTCGTCGCGCTCGCCGCCGGGCGCGTGGCGGGCGCCGCCGGCCGCGGCGTGCAGGCGGTGCGCGACGCCGTGCGGCTGCCGGCGCCCGCGCGCCCCGCGGCCGCTCCCCCGGCCGACGTGCAGGTCGACGTCGACGGCGCCGAGCCGTGGGCGACGCCGCCGGCGACGTTCTACCGGATCGACACCGCGCTGGTCGTGCCGCAGGTGGACCCCTCGACGTGGCGGCTGCGCCTGCACGGCCTCGTCGAGCAGGAGGTCGAGCTCACGTGGGACGAGCTGCTCGGCGCCGGGCTCGTCGAGGCGTGGGTGACGCTCGCCTGCGTCTCCAACCCCGTCGGCGGGGACCTCGTCGGCAACCAGCGCTGGCTCGGGCTGCCCGTGCGGGACCTGCTGGCCCGCGCCCGGCCCACCGCCGGCGCGGACATGGTGCTCTCGCGCAGCGTCGACGGCTTCAGCGCCTCCACGCCCCTCGAGGCGCTCACGGACGACCGGGACGCGCTGCTCGCGGTCGCGATGGACGGCGCCCCGCTGCCGCCGGAGCACGGCTTCCCCGTCCGCCTCGTCGTCCCCGGTCTGTACGGGTACGTCTCCGCGACGAAGTGGGTCACCGAGCTCGAGGTCACCCGGTTCGACGCCGCCGAGGCCTACTGGACGCGGCGCGGCTGGTCCGAGCGGGGCCCGGTGAAGACGCAGTCGCGCATCGACGTCCCGCGCGGCGGCACGACCGTCCCGGCCGGGGACGTCGTCGTCGCCGGTACGGCGTGGGCGCAGCACCGCGGGATCACCCAGGTGCAGGTGCGCGTCGACGACGGCCCGTGGCGCGACGCCGACCTGGCGGGCGACGGCGGCGTGGACACGTGGCGGCAGTGGCGATGGACGTGGCGGGGTGCGAGCGCCGGGTCGCACCGGCTGCACGTGCGCGCGTGGGACCCGCAGGGGCCGCAGACCGGCGCGCCGCAGGGCGTGGTGCCCGACGGCGCGACGGGCTACCACCGGGTCGACGTCACGGTCGCCTGACCCGCGGGCGGGCACCGGCGTCAGTACACGTCGCGCGCGTACCGGCGCTGCTCCGACAGCCGCTTGACGTACGCGGCCGCGTCCCGCTCCGCCAGGCCGCCGTGCCGCGCGACGACGTCCCGCAGCGCCCGGTCGACGTCCGCCGCCATGCGCGACGCGTCCCCGCAGACGTAGACGTGCGCGCCGCGCTCGAGCCACGCCCACAGCTGCGCCCCCTGGTCGCGCATGCGGTCCTGCACGTACACCTTGGTGCGCTGGTCCCGCGAGAACGCCGTGTCGAGGCGCGTCAGGACGCCCTCGGTGCGCAGCGCGTCGAGTTCCTCGCGGTACCAGAAGTCCGTCGCGGCGTGCTGCTCGCCGAAGAACAGCCAGCTCTCGCCGCGGTCACCCCGCGCCCGCCGGTCGGCGAGGAACCCGACGAACGGCGCGACGCCGGTGCCGGGCCCGACCATGACGACCGGCACGTCGCCGTCGTCGGGCAGGTGGAAGTGCGTCGTCGGCTGCACGTGCACCGTGACCTCGGCGCCGTGGGCGGCGTCGGCGAGGAAGGCGGAGCACACCCCGGTCCGGGCGGCGCCGCCCGGGCCGGCGTACCGGACCACGGACACGGTCAGCCGTACCCGGTGCGGGTCGACGCGCGGGCTGGACGAGATCGAGTACTGCCGCGGCTGCAGCCGGCGCAGCACGCCCACCCACTCCTGCGCGTCCGCGCGGACACCGAGCTCCGCCACCACGTCGACCGCCTGACGACCCCAGAGCCACTTCGCGAGGTCGTTGCGGTTGTCCGGGCGCAAGCGCCGCCGCAGCTCCGCGCTGCCTGCCCGCTCGGCGAGGAACCGCAGCAGGGCCGTCGACGGGCGCGTCACGTCGAGCTCGGTGCGCAGCGCGTCGACGAGCGGCAGCGCGCCGACGCCGTCGACGGTCACGGGTGCGTCGGCGTCGAGGCCCGTGACGTCGAGCCACTCGGCCACGAGCCCGGCCGCGTTGACGGGGCGCACGGCCAGCGCGTCACCCGCGCGGTACGGGACGGGCAGCGGGCTGTCGCTCGTGTCGAGCACGAGCTCACGCACCTCCTTGCCGGACCCCGGCGCACCGAGGCGCCGGTTGACGACGAGACGGGCACGGCCGGGGTGCGTGCGCGTCGCCGTCACCGGCGCCGGGGGCGCGACCGGAGCCGCGACGGATGCGGTCCGGCCCGCGGCCGGCGCCGGACCCGCCGTCGTGGGCCCCGGGCCCGCCGTGGCACCCCCCTCCGCGAGAGCGGTGACGAGCGCGTCGAGCCACGGGTGCACCGCGTCGTCGTCGCCGGGTTCGCGGTCCAGGCGCGGCACGAGGCGCTGCGCGCCCAGCTCTGCGAGCCGCCGGTCGAGGCGGCGGCCGTGCCCGCAGAACTGGTCGTACGCGGGGTCGCCGAGTGCGAGCACGGCGTACCGGGCGCCGTCGAAGGTGGGTGCGGCGGGGTCGGCGAGCACCTCCCACAGGGCCGCGCCGTTGTCCGGGGCGTCGCCGTCGCCGGTGGTGCTGGTCACGAGGACGACGTCGGCGCGGCGGGGCAGCCGGTCGAGGGCGTCGTCCATGCCGGCGACGCGGGGCGTGCGCCCGGTCGCGGCCGCCAGCCGGGCGGCGACGTGCGCCGCGAGCTCCTCGGCCGTGCCGGTCTGGGAGGCCCACAGGACGACGAGCTCGCGTGCGGGTGCGGCGGCGGGTGCGGCGGCCCGACCCGGGCCGCCGGGCGCCCGCGAGAACATGCCCGCGAGCACGCCGTCGACCCACAGGGCGGCGGCACCGTCGAGCGGGGCCGTCGGGGGCAGGACGGGTGTGCCCGGCGCGCCGCGCCCGAGGCCCGCGAGGAAGCCGGCGAGGTAGCGCTGCTCGGCCGGGCCGAGGGCGGGTGGGCCGACGTCCTCCAGCCCGAGGGCGGCCGCGAGCGCCTGCATGGTCGCGGGACCGTCGAGCACCGGCGACCGCGCGGCCTCGGGTGCGACGGCCGGGACGGGCGCGGAGGAGCCCGCGTCGCCCGCCAGGTCCCCCGCCGCGACCCGTTCGTCGCCCTCCGGCGCCGCCACGGGCGTGAGCGTGACGGCGCAGGCCTTGAGCTCGGGCTGGAACGACAGGGGGTCGACCGCGTCGTTGGTGACGGCGTTGACGGACAGGTACTCGCCGAACAGGTCGTTCCAGTGGAACGGCGCGAACAACGTCCCGGGCCGCATGCGGTCGGTGACGACCACGGGCAGCACGGCGCGCCCGCGGCGGGACGCGACCTCGACCGGCGCGCCCGCGACGAGGCCGAGGCGGTCCGCGTCGTCGGGGTGGACCTCGACGAACGGTCCCGGGTTCAGCCGGTTGAGCGCGGGCACCTTGGCGGTCTTGGTGAGGGTGTGCCACTGGTGCTGCACGCGGCCCGTGGTGAGCACGAACGGGAAGTCGTCGTCCGGCATCTCGGCGGGGTCGAGGTGCGGGCGGGCGTGGAACACGGCACGCCCGCTCGGCGTGGGGAACACGAGCCGCGGGCGGGTGCCGTCGGGGCGCACGTGCAGCGGCTGGTGCACGCCGTCGTTGCGGTACCGGACCGGGTTGCGCGCGGGGCCGTCGGGCGCGGCGGGCCACTGGACGGGGCCCTGCCGGAGGCGCTCGTAGCTAACGCCGCGCAGGTCGTAGCCGGTGCGGGGGTTGGTGCTGCGGCGGATCTCGGCGAACACCTCGTCCGACGACGCGTACGCGAACCCGTCGAACCCCATGGCGGTCGCCACGCGCGCGATGAGCTGCC is a genomic window containing:
- a CDS encoding molybdopterin-dependent oxidoreductase; protein product: MGPEDDEPSPPGDAREGAAPAAPAASGTRWDEPSATLAAAASGVAAGAVTVGVGAVAAAVTGASSDPLVAVGAAFVDLTPPWLKDWAVAAFGTADKAVLAVGQAVVLALLAGLAGALARRRWSWGAVLVVALGGLAGVAAMTRPDAGLLAPLPSVLGALAGLLALRALLGRVPPPPSASAPAPPAADVPAVPRPAARPGASRRGFLLAASLATALGVVALAAGRVAGAAGRGVQAVRDAVRLPAPARPAAAPPADVQVDVDGAEPWATPPATFYRIDTALVVPQVDPSTWRLRLHGLVEQEVELTWDELLGAGLVEAWVTLACVSNPVGGDLVGNQRWLGLPVRDLLARARPTAGADMVLSRSVDGFSASTPLEALTDDRDALLAVAMDGAPLPPEHGFPVRLVVPGLYGYVSATKWVTELEVTRFDAAEAYWTRRGWSERGPVKTQSRIDVPRGGTTVPAGDVVVAGTAWAQHRGITQVQVRVDDGPWRDADLAGDGGVDTWRQWRWTWRGASAGSHRLHVRAWDPQGPQTGAPQGVVPDGATGYHRVDVTVA
- a CDS encoding bifunctional nitrate reductase/sulfite reductase flavoprotein subunit alpha; the protein is MTATTTAQHEHTATTQVATVCSYCGVGCGIVLDVVEDDAGGRRVRKASGDRSHPANGGRLCTKGATSADMLAAGGRLSSALVRTERTAEPVPVLLDDAIATVARRLREVLDAHGPDAVALYVSGQMSIEAQYLANKLAKGYLRTNQIESNSRLCMASAGTGYKLSLGADGPPGSYEDLDHADVFLVIGANMADCHPILFLRLLDRVKAGAKLIVVDPRRTATADKADLFLQVRPGSDLALLNGLLHLLVEAGAVDEEFVAEHTEGWEQMPALLADYPPDVVEDLTGVPADDLRAAAALIAGAGEWVSCWTMGLNQSTHGTWSTNALVNLHLATGAICRRGSGPFSLTGQPNAMGGREMGYMGPGLPGQRSVLDPGDRAFVEDLWDLPAGTLRPDGVGTGTIDMFRRMADGEIRACWVVCTNPVASVANRRTVIEGLERAELVVTQDVFADTETNAYADVVLPAALWSESDGVMVNSERTMTLARRALDPPGDALPDWQLIARVATAMGFDGFAYASSDEVFAEIRRSTNPRTGYDLRGVSYERLRQGPVQWPAAPDGPARNPVRYRNDGVHQPLHVRPDGTRPRLVFPTPSGRAVFHARPHLDPAEMPDDDFPFVLTTGRVQHQWHTLTKTAKVPALNRLNPGPFVEVHPDDADRLGLVAGAPVEVASRRGRAVLPVVVTDRMRPGTLFAPFHWNDLFGEYLSVNAVTNDAVDPLSFQPELKACAVTLTPVAAPEGDERVAAGDLAGDAGSSAPVPAVAPEAARSPVLDGPATMQALAAALGLEDVGPPALGPAEQRYLAGFLAGLGRGAPGTPVLPPTAPLDGAAALWVDGVLAGMFSRAPGGPGRAAAPAAAPARELVVLWASQTGTAEELAAHVAARLAAATGRTPRVAGMDDALDRLPRRADVVLVTSTTGDGDAPDNGAALWEVLADPAAPTFDGARYAVLALGDPAYDQFCGHGRRLDRRLAELGAQRLVPRLDREPGDDDAVHPWLDALVTALAEGGATAGPGPTTAGPAPAAGRTASVAAPVAPPAPVTATRTHPGRARLVVNRRLGAPGSGKEVRELVLDTSDSPLPVPYRAGDALAVRPVNAAGLVAEWLDVTGLDADAPVTVDGVGALPLVDALRTELDVTRPSTALLRFLAERAGSAELRRRLRPDNRNDLAKWLWGRQAVDVVAELGVRADAQEWVGVLRRLQPRQYSISSSPRVDPHRVRLTVSVVRYAGPGGAARTGVCSAFLADAAHGAEVTVHVQPTTHFHLPDDGDVPVVMVGPGTGVAPFVGFLADRRARGDRGESWLFFGEQHAATDFWYREELDALRTEGVLTRLDTAFSRDQRTKVYVQDRMRDQGAQLWAWLERGAHVYVCGDASRMAADVDRALRDVVARHGGLAERDAAAYVKRLSEQRRYARDVY
- the nirB gene encoding nitrite reductase large subunit NirB, with translation MDAPRHLVVVGGGMVAQRLVEALRDRDAAGAWRVTVLAEEPRRPYDRVALTSFFAGRNPEDLALGDPALWDDPLVTLVRGDAVTAVDREARTVTAASGRTYAYDHLVLATGSYAWVPPMEGADLPGVFVYRTLDDVAALRGYVQGLQEGRTHPVRGVVLGGGLLGLEAAGALDALGARTTVLQVATHLMSAQVDLGGGEALRRLINRIGIGVRTQATTTRVHEHRRGGVGRVELADGTRLDADVVVVAAGVRPRDELARDAGLPIGPRGGVVVDDTCLSQDPHVSAVGEVACIQGACIGLVAPGYAMAEITADRLLGGAGATFPGADTATKLKLAGVDVASFGDAFGRTPGALEIVWADPVAGVYKKLVLSDDARTLLGGVLVGDAGAYASLRPMLGRELPGDPSAFLLPEGTGGAPDLELPDDAGVCSCNNVSAGQVRHAVTEQGCHDLGAVKACTRAGTSCGSCLPLVKKLMSTELAKLGVTVSTALCEHFALSRAQLYDAVRVAGVRTYTEVVERFGTRAAGRGCDICKPVVASILATTAPGHVLDGERAALQDTNDHVMANLQKDGSYSVVPRIAGGEVTPEGLIVIGEVAREFGLYTKITGGQRIDLFGARIDQLPLIWRRLVDAGFESGHAYGKSLRTVKSCVGSTWCRFGVQDSVALAVMLELRYRGLRSPHKIKLGVSGCARECAEARGKDVGVIATDKGWNLYVGGNGGFTPRHAKLLAEDLDTDTLVRTIDRFLLYYVRTADRLQRTAPWMEEVEGGLEGVRAVVMDDALGICADLDAQMAQHVDEYEDEWRATLDDPEKLRRFASFVNAPDVPDPSLAYVPERGQARPATAAERAAAASGAPVLVAGTTLEVRS